The region ACCATACAGACATGTCGGATAAAATTCAGGTGGTCGCTGGAACGAAGACCGATGCTATGACAGGTGATGACAGGCTTAAAGAGCTTGCAGCTTATTGTAAGAAGAAAAAGTTTAAATTCTTTTCCATTTCAGCGGCGACAGGTGCCGGAGTAAGAGAGATTATGAATTATATGGGGAAAACAGTGGAGAAGAATAGAGTGAATGCAGAGAAGACGGCAGATAAGGATTGAACTATCATGAGCCCCGGCGTTCTCGACGGGACATGAAGTCCCGGAACGTCACCAATACTGTTATCCTGGATTTATTTCAGAATCTCAAGCGTTGCAGGATCAGGCGTTTCTGAAACGATACTGAAACCAGTTCAGTACAAGGTTCAGAATGACAGGAAGACTGGATGACATAGTGGGGCGTGACAGAAAGGTTTTATTTTAGAGTGAAGTTATCGGACACAAGGATAGACTTACTAAATGGCGTTCGCCGCATTGTCATAAAAATAGGCAGCAGGGTTCTGGCCTCATCTGCCCGCGGTCTTAATACTCAGCGAATGAGGAGGATCATAAAAGAGATTGCCACCCTCCGTCAGGAAGGATATGAGATTGTCATAGTTTCATCCGGGGCAGTCGCTGCCGGGATGAAGGAACTTGGTCTGAGTAATAAGCCAAAAGGTATTCCACTTAAACAGGCTGCTGCTGCAATTGGTCAGAGCAAATTAATCCAGATGTATGAGAGGAACTTCAGCCGCTTTGGCATTAAAGCCGCCCAGATACTTTTAACCCGTGATGATATAACTGACAGGAGACGTTTTTTAAATGCCCGTAATACACTTATTACCTTATTGTCTTATGGAGTTGTACCTGTCATAAATGAAAATGATACTGTAGCCGTTGACGAGATCAGGTTCGGAGACAATGATCTCCTCTCAGGGCTTGTTACGAATGTCGTTGACGCAGACCTGCTAATCATCCTTTCCGACATAGAAGGTCTATTTACAGCTGACCCTACCATTGACCCCGGGGCAAGACTTATACCGCTGGTGGAAGATATTAACGATGAGATAGAAACCATTGCGGGTGACTCGAGAACAATTGAAGGGACAGGGGGGATGATGTCTAAGATTCAGGCAGCCAAAAAGGCATCCGGCTACGGGATTCCTGCGATTATTATGAATGGCAAGAGGCCGGGACTCTTAGTCAGGGTACTGATGGGCTGCAATGTGGGAACGATATTCCTTCCTAAGAAGTCAGGACTGTCAAGCAGGAAACACTGGATA is a window of Nitrospirota bacterium DNA encoding:
- the proB gene encoding glutamate 5-kinase codes for the protein MDLLNGVRRIVIKIGSRVLASSARGLNTQRMRRIIKEIATLRQEGYEIVIVSSGAVAAGMKELGLSNKPKGIPLKQAAAAIGQSKLIQMYERNFSRFGIKAAQILLTRDDITDRRRFLNARNTLITLLSYGVVPVINENDTVAVDEIRFGDNDLLSGLVTNVVDADLLIILSDIEGLFTADPTIDPGARLIPLVEDINDEIETIAGDSRTIEGTGGMMSKIQAAKKASGYGIPAIIMNGKRPGLLVRVLMGCNVGTIFLPKKSGLSSRKHWIAYALPTSGHLILDNGAKEALLLQGRSLLPSGVLGIKGRFEAGDAVACEDEHGAAFAKGLSNYNSMEIERIKGKKTGDIAIILGYKDYDEVIHRNNLVIIQKG